One Osmerus mordax isolate fOsmMor3 chromosome 26, fOsmMor3.pri, whole genome shotgun sequence DNA segment encodes these proteins:
- the b3gnt7 gene encoding UDP-GlcNAc:betaGal beta-1,3-N-acetylglucosaminyltransferase 7 produces the protein MKMMNPKIRWRVYKRVFVMFFLAGVTLTVVQRGRVGSGAPFQIERQTRMEASSGEEGVLQRKQGFNFWRTNKSQPKPQAHTTTREPNTIQDHSTRTWDVFSANCSANLNFSNQEWFTGLEDNFKQFMLYRHCRFFPMLINHPEKCAGGETFILMVIKSIATQHDRREVIRKTWGKERTVDGKRVKTLFLLGTPSNEVEKANHQKLVEYEDYIYGDILQWDFMDSFFNLTLKETHFLKWFNTYCPDVRYIFKGDDDVFVSVENILEFLESSGDVKNLFVGDVLFKAKPIRRKDNKYYIPQALYNKTHYPPYAGGGGFLMDGPLARRLYWASDSLELYPIDDVYLGMCLEVLQVTPIKHNAFKTFGLVKNKNSKLNREPCFFKSMIVVHKLLPPDLMNMWKLVNSELVCSQKVEIL, from the exons ATGAAAAT gaTGAACCCCAAAATCAGATGGAGGGTGTACAAGAGGGTATTTGTGATGTTCTTCCTAGCTGGGGTGACGCTCACAGTGgtccagagagggagagttggcTCTGGGGCTCCCTTTCAAATTGAGCGGCAGACTCGAATGGAGGCCTCCAGTGGAGAAGAAGGAGTTCTGCAGCGAAAACAGGGCTTCAACTTCTGGAGGACTAACAAATCTCAGCCTAAGCCTCAAGCCCACACCACCACAAGGGAACCCAACACAATCCAGGACCATAGTACCAGGACCTGGGATGTGTTCAGTGCCAACTGCAGCGCCAACCTCAACTTCTCAAACCAGGAGTGGTTCACGGGCCTCGAAGACAACTTCAAGCAGTTCATGTTATACCGACACTGCCGCTTCTTCCCCATGCTTATCAATCATCCGGAGAAGTGTGCTGGCGGAGAGACCTTCATCCTCATGGTCATTAAGTCAATTGCCACCCAGCATGACCGCCGTGAGGTCATCCGAAAGACGTGGGGCAAGGAGCGAACTGTGGACGGTAAACGTGTGAAGACGCTCTTCCTCCTGGGAACTCCCTCCAACGAGGTGGAGAAGGCAAACCACCAGAAGCTGGTGGAGTATGAGGACTACATCTACGGAGACATCCTCCAGTGGGACTTCATGGACAGCTTTTTCAACCTGACTCTCAAGGAGACCCACTTCCTCAAGTGGTTCAATACCTACTGCCCCGACGTGCGCTACATCTTCAAGGGGGACGACGACGTCTTTGTCAGCGTGGAGAACATTTTGGAGTTCCTGGAGAGCAGCGGCGACGTTAAGAACTTGTTTGTGGGAGACGTTCTCTTCAAAGCCAAGCCCATTCGCAGAAAGGATAACAAGTACTACATCCCGCAGGCGCTATACAACAAGACCCACTACCCTCCATACGCTGGCGGAGGGGGCTTCCTTATGGACGGCCCACTAGCCAGGAGGCTCTACTGGGCTTCCGATTCACTGGAACTGTACCCCATTGACGACGTGTACCTGGGCATGTGTCTGGAGGTGTTGCAGGTTACCCCTATAAAACACAATGCTTTTAAGACATTCGGCCTGGTGAAGAACAAGAATAGCAAGCTAAACAGGGAGCCCTGCTTCTTCAAGAGCATGATCGTAGTGCACAAACTGCTCCCGCCAGACCTTATGAACATGTGGAAACTGGTAAACAGTGAACTGGTGTGCTCACAGAAAGTGGAGATCTTATAG
- the nppc gene encoding C-type natriuretic peptide: MNFLHLVACGLIITLLSVKTGAKPLTQAQQKSLRSLLGEELAEFLESDEQERRLETVRSRVRLLRDLRMDTRAKGMWARLLNDQPSGRRHKQNTKKGGAGSRNGSGCFGHKMDRIGTISGMGC; encoded by the exons ATGAACTTCTTGCATTTGGTGGCTTGTGGACTTATTATCACCTTGCTGTCAGTTAAGACTGGGGCAAAACCTTtaacacaggcacaacagaag TCTCTTAGAAGTTTGCTGGGGGAAGAGTTGGCGGAGTTTCTGGAGTCGgatgaacaggagaggaggctggagactgTCCGTTCTCGAGTACGCTTGCTTCGAGATCTGCGCATGGACACTCGCGCCAAGGGGATGTGGGCGCGCCTGCTGAACGACCAGCCCAGCGGGCGGAGACACAAACAGAACACCAAGAAAGGAGGGGCTGGGTCCCGGAACGGGAGCGGATGCTTCGGACACAAGATGGACAGAATAGGCACCATTAGCGGCATGGGCTGTTAG
- the ncl gene encoding nucleolin: MVKLAKAAKKQANPKKKAPPPPKEVEEESSEEESEEEEVAPPPKAVKKAAAKAKPTPVKAAKNGKAAKKAESEDDEESDGDSEEESEEEAPPAKKTPAKPTPAKAAPAKAAEESDEEDDDDEDDESEEEEKAPAPKKATPAKPGVKVTPAKEESDDEEDDDEDSEEEMDTAPAPPAAKAKKAGMVKAKEESEEDDDEDDDEEDDEEDEEEEDAPVTPAKRKAENKETPPAKKAKSDGEGGFCLFVGNLNGESKDFDEIKEALGAFFSKKNLDVQEVRLGASRKFGYVDFATEEDLQKAIELSGKKFMGQELKLDRARSKESSQEGKKERDARTLFVKNLPFSATADDLKEVFENAVDIRLPPGQNGSNRGIAYVEFKTEAIADKMLEEAQGAEVQGRSIIVDYTGDKSQKGGRPAAAPGAASKTLVVNNLSYNATEDSLQSLFEKAVAVRVPQNNGRPKGFAFVEFESAEEAKEAMDSLNGSEIEGRAIRLEYSQNSGGKQDGGRGSSGPTKTLFVRGLSEDTTDGTLRDSFEGAVAARIVTDRDTGSSKGFGFVDFDNEQDCKTAKEAMEDGEIDGSKVTLDYAKPKGEGGFRGGRGGGGFGGGGFGGRGGGGRGGRGGFGRGGGGGGGFRGGRGGNRGGGRGFGGGRGGGGGGGFGGKPQGKKIKFDD, encoded by the exons ATGGTTAAATTAGCGAAG GCAGCGAAGAAACAGGCAAATCCCAAAAAGAAGGCCCCACCGCCACCGAAGGAAGTTGAAGAGGAGTCAAGCGAAGAGGAGAGcgaagaggaggaagtg GCCCCTCCTCCAAAGGCAGTCAAGAAGGCGGCAGCCAAAGCAAAGCCCACCCCTGTCAAAGCTGCCAAAAATGGAAAAGCAGCCAAGAAAGCAGAGAGCGAAGATGATGAAGAAAGCGATGGCGATTCAG AGGAAGAATCCGAAGAGGAAGCTCCCCCTGCAAAAAAGACCCCCGCCAAGCCAACCCCTGCTAAGGCAGCACCGGCCAAAGCCGCCGAAGAGTCTGATGAAGAGGACGACGACGATGAAGATG ACGAAtccgaagaggaggagaaggccccGGCTCCTAAAAAAGCCACTCCTGCTAAACCTGGCGTGAAGGTAACTCCCGCCAAGGAGGAGTCTGACGACGAAGAGGATGACGATGAGG ATTCCGAAGAAGAGATGGACACTGCCCCTGCTCCGCCGGCTGCGAAGGCTAAGAAGGCCGGGATGGTGAAGGCTAAGGAGGAGTCGGAGGAGGACGACGACGAGGACGACgatgaggaggatgacgaggaggatgaggaggaagagg ATGCCCCGGTCACCCCTGCaaagaggaaggcagagaacAAGGAGACCCCACCCGCAAAGAAGGCCAAATCTGATGGCGAAG GTGGCTTCTGTCTGTTCGTCGGAAACTTGAATGGCGAAAGCAAAGATTTCGACGAGATCAAAGAGGCCCTTGGTGCCTTCTTCTCCAAGAAGAACCTGGATGTTCAGGAGGTCCGTCTGGGAGCATCAAG GAAATTTGGCTACGTCGACTTTGCCACTGAAGAGGACCTGCAGAAAGCCATCGAGTTGAGCGGCAAGAAATTCATGGGGCAGGAGCTGAAACTGGACAGGGCCCGCAGCAAAGAGAGCTCtcaggaggggaaaaaag AGAGGGATGCACGGACGCTGTTTGTCAAAAACCTCCCGTTTTCAGCTACGGCCGACGACCTCAAAGAAGTGTTTGAGAACGCAGTGGATATCAGATTACCTCCCGGACAGAATGGCTCCAACAGAGG CATTGCCTACGTGGAGTTCAAGACAGAAGCCATCGCAGACAAGATGCTGGAGGAGGCCCAGGGAGCGGAAGTGCAGGGGCGCTCCATCATCGTGGACTACACAGGAGACAAGAGCCAGAAGGGAGGCAGACCTGCAG CTGCTCCAGGAGCTGCCAGCAAGACCCTGGTGGTGAACAACCTGTCCTACAACGCAACAGAAGACTCCCTCCAAAGTTTGTTTGAGAAGGCAGTTGCCGTCAGAGTACCACAGAACAACGGCAGGCCCAAAGG GTTTGCCTTTGTGGAGTTTGAAAGCGCCGAGGAAGCCAAGGAGGCCATGGACAGTCTGAACGGCTCCGAGATCGAAGGCAGGGCAATCCGGCTGGAGTACAGCCAGAACAGCGGAGGCAAGCAGGACGGAGGCAGGGGGAGCTCAG GCCCCACAAAAACACTGTTTGTCCGAGGCCTGTCCGAGGATACCACAGACGGCACGCTCAGGGACTCGTTCGAGGGCGCCGTCGCCGCCAGGATAGTCACAGACCGCGACACGGGCTCGTCTAAAGG ctttgGCTTTGTGGACTTCGACAACGAGCAGGACTGCAAGACCGCCAAAGAAGCCATGGAGGACGGTGAGATCGATGGCAGCAAGGTGACCCTGGACTACGCCAAGCCCAAGGGCGAGGGTGGCTTCCGAGGAGGCCGCGGAGGTGGCGGTTTCGGCGGCGGCGGCTTCGGCGgccgtgggggaggaggaagaggcggcCGTGGCGGGTTTGGCCGAGGCGGCGGCGGTGGTGGAGGAttcaggggaggaagaggcggcAACAGAGGAGGTGGACGCGGCTTCGGCG GTGGccgaggtggtggtggtggtggtggtttcgGAGGAAAGCCCCAGGGCAAGAAAATCAAGTTTGATGACTAA